Part of the Imperialibacter roseus genome, GGCTCCCTGTATTTTTTAAGAGAGCAGTACGACAACTCCTACCCAGGTTACGGAGCCACCTATGCCGACATACATGGCGGCCTCGGTGTAACTTTCGAGCAAGCCAGTAGCCGTGGGCACCTGCAGCACACCACCACTAAGGACATCACCTTTTCCTTCACCATTCGCAACCACGTAGCTACCAGCCTGGCGACAGTGAAAGGTGTGGTAAAGGAAAAAGAAACCTTTCAACGCCACATGAAGGAGTTCTTCGAAGAAAGCGTAAAGCAGGGCGCTGCGGATCCTATCAAAGCCTATGTGTTTGGCGATAACTTTGACAGCGGAAGAACCAATGCCTTCGTTGATCTTTTGCTTCAGCACCACGTAAAGGTGTATGAGAATCCAACAACTCAAACCTTGTCGGGGCAGCGTTTCGAAAGCGGAAAATCTTACCTCGTACCTACCAACCAGAAGCAATACCGCATGGTGCGCTCTGTTTTTGAGAAGGTGAAACAATACGATGACTCGGTATTTTACGACGCCTCCACGTGGACGATGATACTGGCCTACGGACTACCACATGCTGAAATCAAAGCCAAAGCACCTGCTCTTGGTACAGAGCTGACAGCAGTTCCAGCGGCAAAGCCAACTGTGGAAAAGGCTTCTTATGCCTACATTCTTGACTGGAGAGAATATGCGGCACCAAAGGCACTTTATCATCTGCTAAAAAACGGCGTTTTTGCCAAAGTAGCTTACCAGCCTTTTTCAGCCATAGTGAAAGGCGCTGAAAAGAATTACTCCTATGGCTCGATACTCGTGTCAGTTGCCGATCAGAATGTGGATGCAGACAAGCTCTTTTCCCTGGTAAAAGAAGCAAGTGAGCTCTCAGGCTTGACGTTTGATGCAACGGCCACTGGCTACACCGACAAAGGTGTCGGGCTTGGTTCAAGAAGCTTCGAAACCGTTACGTTTCCCAAAGCGCTGATGGTTATCGGTGAAGGCATATTCCTTTATGAAGCTGGCGAAGTGTGGCATTTGCTCGACAGCAAAATCGGCATGCCCATCACAAAAGTGGACAAAGGCGACATAGGACAGGTGAGGCTCTCAGACTACAACACCGTGATCCTGGTGAACGGACGGTACAATGATGTGTCAGATAGTTTCATTGAAGACCTGAAAGCCTGGGTTCGTGGTGGAGGAACGCTTATCACTCAAAAAGGGGCTACCAAATGGGCGATCTCCAAAGGCCTGGTAAAAGAAAAACTGGCAGAAAGCAAAGACGAAAAGACTCCGGGGAGAATGGACTATGAAGACGCCCGTAACTATTACGGCGCTCAAAGCATCGGCGGGGTGATTTTCGAAGCTGACATCGATTTAACCAACCCAATTGCCTTTGGATACACCTCAAAGAAACTGCCGGTATACCGGAACAGCTCAATCTTTCTGAAGCCAAGTGAAAGCCCGTTCAGAACGGCGGCGCAGTACACCGCTCAACCATGGTTGGCTGGTTTTGTCACCCCTTCTAATGTTGAGAAGGTGAAGAATTCTCCTTCGATTCTACTTGATGGCAGCGGCCGGGGCAGAACTATTTTGTTCACCGACAACTGCAACTTCAGAGGCTACTGGTATGGCACCAACAAGCTATTTTTGAATGCGCTGTTCTTTGGAAGCACCATTTCGGTACCTTAATTCCGGCCCTGGCCCTGATTTTAGTATGTTTTAAAAGGGTAAGCCGAAAAGATTTTCTATATTTTGAATTGATTACAACGGATACATAATATTTAAACTACACATCCTTATCTCATGAATTTGAACCTGAAAGCAAAGCAGCAAAACTCCTACGATGCGATTGTGGTGGGAACCGGCATCAGCGGTGGGTGGGCAGCCAAAGAGCTCACAGAGAAGGGACTCAAGACATTGGTGTTGGAAAGAGGCAGAATGGTGCGCCACGTTGCTGACTACCCAACGATGAACCTGAATCCCTGGGAGCTTGAAAATGGCGATAGGATTACCGCCGAAGAGCAAAAAGACTACGAAAAACAGAACAGAACAGGCTACACCGTAAAAAACTCTACCAAACACTGGTGGATTAAAGATACCGACCAGCCTTACTCAGAAGTTAAAAGATTTGACTGGATCAGAGGCTATCATGTGGGAGGCCGCTCGATCATGTGGGGTCGCCAAAGCTACCGCCTGGGTGATTTCGACTTTGAGGCGAACGCCAAAGACGGAATTGCAGTAGACTGGCCTATC contains:
- a CDS encoding M14 family zinc carboxypeptidase, producing MKRLFLLLFAFVFTGLAQAQNEYFFPEHGNFDPSIPSPEEFLGYPIGEWHTRHDNIVAYMEKLAAVSDRATVQNIGYTYEHRAQVVLTISSPANLSRLEAIRTEHLKLTDPAQPIPDISKIPAIIHLGYNVHGNEPSSAEAALLTAYYLVASNEPEAEQYRQNGVIFIEPSLNPDGRDRHANWANMHKGFPPVADPIDREHNEVWPGGRTNHYWYDLNRDWLPLAHIESQNRIKWHQKWYPNMVTDFHEMGTNSTYFFEPTKPYGSENPVVGRKNYDVLNPVMAKYFHESMDDLGSLYFLREQYDNSYPGYGATYADIHGGLGVTFEQASSRGHLQHTTTKDITFSFTIRNHVATSLATVKGVVKEKETFQRHMKEFFEESVKQGAADPIKAYVFGDNFDSGRTNAFVDLLLQHHVKVYENPTTQTLSGQRFESGKSYLVPTNQKQYRMVRSVFEKVKQYDDSVFYDASTWTMILAYGLPHAEIKAKAPALGTELTAVPAAKPTVEKASYAYILDWREYAAPKALYHLLKNGVFAKVAYQPFSAIVKGAEKNYSYGSILVSVADQNVDADKLFSLVKEASELSGLTFDATATGYTDKGVGLGSRSFETVTFPKALMVIGEGIFLYEAGEVWHLLDSKIGMPITKVDKGDIGQVRLSDYNTVILVNGRYNDVSDSFIEDLKAWVRGGGTLITQKGATKWAISKGLVKEKLAESKDEKTPGRMDYEDARNYYGAQSIGGVIFEADIDLTNPIAFGYTSKKLPVYRNSSIFLKPSESPFRTAAQYTAQPWLAGFVTPSNVEKVKNSPSILLDGSGRGRTILFTDNCNFRGYWYGTNKLFLNALFFGSTISVP